Below is a genomic region from Papio anubis isolate 15944 chromosome 14, Panubis1.0, whole genome shotgun sequence.
CCCTGTTCCCACAATCCCTCACCTCCAAGCATTTGAACCACACATCTTCAGTTCCACTATTTTTTTGGGTGCAGTTCAGCAACTGTCTTTATCATGAGTGTCTGGCCAGGCTTCTACTTGGCTTTCTGGTCTACCTCTCTGTCCAACCTAGGCTGCAGCACCCCAGCCACTGTCCCTCCAGATACGCCATCAAAGGCGGAGCCCCAGGTGGGATGGAGACAAGGGTGGTAGAAGCAGGATCCTCCCTAGGGAGATGAAGAAGGTCAGTGGGCAGACACTCTGGACGGTTTCTGGAAATGGCTAGACATCTGAATAACACGCTTGGGAATCTGAGAAACTCTGATCAGGGCTCAGTGTTCCAGTTGGGGGTCTAAGGTAGCTCAAGGTTGAAATGAGAATCATTTTGTCTCCAACTGTTGGTAATGTGGGTATTCCTTGATGGGTGGGGTAGGGGTGCGACATACCTGTAATGAAGGGGGACCAGGTAGAAGTTGGCTAACTGCACAGCAGGCCATAGCTGCAAGAGAGAAGGTAAAGGTTGGATGGCTGCCCCACCACCTGACCCCAGACTCACTGTCTTGCCTGGCCCTACCCCAACTTCTGCACATAAGAGAAAGGTGAACAATTGGGTGATGGCTTCCCTATTTATGGTGCCCATCCTGGGAATGAAAGAGTAATCCCAACGGAAGGGCTTCCCATGTCAGGAGGACCCCCAATCCCAGGACAGTTCTAGACTTAAGGAAGCAGAAGAACAAGCAGTTGAGGTGTCAGCTCTTACATAGTAGTTGGTGATAAGGGCATCAGGATAAtcctggggagacagagaaggaacaAATTAACACTTGCACCTCCAAGCAGCTCCCACTTCCCAGTGTGAATGACAGACTTGGGTTCAAAGAGCACATTCCTGCACCATAACCCTCAGCTCCTCTCCTTCATGGCCTGGGACTCAACCTGCACTTACCCCCTTTTTTATCCCTGTAAAACCTGTCTCCTTCCCCTGGGCTGTCAGTCTGCTAGCCAGAGACATTCTCCACACCTGCCCAGCTCACCCGCTGTAGTTTGGCCCAGTTGTCCTTGGCTGACAGTCCATTGAGTGCCCCTACCAGTGGGAGAAAGCAGCCTAGAAAACACGGGGCAAAGCCCCCCTAGGGAAGAGAAATTAAAGTCCTATGAGTGCTGAAATCCCCACCTACCCCCAACACAGCTCACCCTCCCCACTCCGTTCTCCTGCTCACCTGATCCAACATCATCTTCTTCAGTGCATCCACCTTGGTGGTGCCAGGGATGAACCGATCCAAAACCTTGTACCAGCCTCCTACCACAGGGCCCTGGAAGTAAACCCCAGATAGCagcaggctgcagtgagggagCACTAGGCCTCTACCTCACTAAGCTCCCCACCCCAAGTATCAGAAACCCTTAGGGGAAGTGGACACTAAGAAAAGAGGGCGGCAGGTTGGCTTAGGTGTGACAGTCCAAGGGAAGCCAAAGGATGACAAAGAACTAAGACTACTGTTGAGTCCACTGAAGCCCTGCTGAGGGGAGAACTTACCACAAAGCCACAGCCCAGGGACATCATAGTCAGAGTCCGGCCTCTCTGGTGTTCCTGCAGACCCCGCCTCTCCACCAGCTGCTGTGAGATAATGTCACCCAGGCCCATCAGGGACCCTATGCAGGGTACACAGGTGTTGTCAGGACATCTCCTGGGATGGGCTGCCATTCCAAGGAAGGAGGGACATCTGCTGACCTCCACTGAGACTCTGGTACTCTCATCCCCAGGGTTTCATTCTGGAAACAAATGACTAGTCCCTTCCTGCTGCCTCAAAGCCCTCATCTCCCAAGGATGGTGACACCTCATGTGTATCCTGTCAGAACTGGGATGAGCAGGCCCAGGAACTTTGCATTGAGCAGTAAAGGGAAGTCAGAGTCAGTAaataaagagagaggaaggagaatttAAGGCCACAGGGCTGAGAACCACAGACCGTCAGAATCAAAAGGGGCTTTAAGATAATTTAATGCAAACCGCTTATTTTAGAGGTATGGAAACGAAGTCCAGGATCCCACATAACCAGTAAGTGCAGGGCCAATGCAAGAACCAGGTGGCTGGATTCCTAGACACTTCTTTCTAGGACACAGCACAATGAATAAATCATGTGTACAATGGTAGGAAACCCTGTTTTCTCCCCCGAGCCCAATGCAAGACCCTGCCAACAGCTTTCACCTTGGTCTAAGAGATCTCTATTTGTGGAGAAcagcaaaaataacttttttttttttttagactgagtctcgctctgttgtccaggctggagtgcagtggcatgatcttggctcactgcaacctctgcctcccggattcaaacgattcccctgcttcagcctctcaagtggctaggactacaggcacccaccaccatgcctgcctattttttgtatttttagtagagatggggtttcgccatgttggccaggctgatcttgaacccctgacctcaggtgatctgctcgccttggcttctcaaagggctgagattacaggcatgagccactgtgcctggccagaataacTCTTTTTCTAAAACAAGAGTGCTGGTCTGgaattgtggctcacacctgtaattccggcactctgggaggctgaggcaggaggattgcttgagcccaggagtttgagttcagcctggacaatacagcaagacccaacttctacaaatttttttttaaataattagctgggcatggtggcacgtgcctgtagtcccagctactcaggaggctgaggtgggaggatcacttgaccccaggaggtcaaggctgcagtgatcacgCCATCACACtgctgcctgggcgacagagcaagaccctatctcaaaaagaaaaaaaaaaataaaagaagagtgCTCAAATGGTCATAAGCAGGAAGATGACTGGTTGAGCTGATAAGAGTCCCCACAAGAAAGAGTCTTGGCCACCTCTTAGCACAATCAATCAGCTAAACCGAGATTTCCTCCATTCACAACCTTAGATCAAGTTGGCAATGAATATAGTGGCCATTTCCCCCCCAGGACTCTGCACCTGCTTCCCTTTCCCTAACTGCACAGATACCCAGCTCCAAGCAGCCCTATTTAGACACCCACACCCAGAAACTATGACAGAAATCATCACTGTTTACAGAGCCCCCACTCCGTTATGGTGGCGTGATGATTT
It encodes:
- the MPV17 gene encoding protein Mpv17 isoform X4; translated protein: MAAHPRRCPDNTCVPCIGSLMGLGDIISQQLVERRGLQEHQRGRTLTMMSLGCGFVGPVVGGWYKVLDRFIPGTTKVDALKKMMLDQGGFAPCFLGCFLPLVGALNGLSAKDNWAKLQRDYPDALITNYYLWPAVQLANFYLVPLHYRLAVVQCVAVIWNSYLSWKAHRL
- the MPV17 gene encoding protein Mpv17 isoform X3; the encoded protein is MALWRAYQRALAAHPWKVQVLTAGSLMGLGDIISQQLVERRGLQEHQRGRTLTMMSLGCGFVGPVVGGWYKVLDRFIPGTTKVDALKKMMLDQGGFAPCFLGCFLPLVGALNGLSAKDNWAKLQRDYPDALITNYYLWPAVQLANFYLVPLHYRLAVVQCVAVIWNSYLSWKAHRL
- the MPV17 gene encoding protein Mpv17 isoform X1, producing MALWRAYQRALAAHPWKVQVLTAAHPRRCPDNTCVPCIGSLMGLGDIISQQLVERRGLQEHQRGRTLTMMSLGCGFVGPVVGGWYKVLDRFIPGTTKVDALKKMMLDQGGFAPCFLGCFLPLVGALNGLSAKDNWAKLQRDYPDALITNYYLWPAVQLANFYLVPLHYRLAVVQCVAVIWNSYLSWKAHRL
- the MPV17 gene encoding protein Mpv17 isoform X5, with protein sequence MALWRAYQRALAAHPWKVQVLTAAAGGEAGSAGTPERPDSDYDVPGLWLCGPCGRRLVQGFGSVHPWHHQGGCTEEDDVGSGGLCPVFSRLLSPTGRGTQWTVSQGQLGQTTAAMACCAVSQLLPGPPSLQVGRCPMCCCYLELLPVLEGTSALSRPHSIVSTLQ
- the MPV17 gene encoding protein Mpv17 isoform X2 encodes the protein MALWRAYQRALAAHPWKVQVLTAAHPRRCPDNTCVPCIGSLMGLGDIISQQLVERRGLQEHQRGRTLTMMSLGCGFVGPVVGGWYKVLDRFIPGTTKVDALKKMMLDQGGFAPCFLGCFLPLVGALNGLSAKDNWAKLQRLWPAVQLANFYLVPLHYRLAVVQCVAVIWNSYLSWKAHRL